A stretch of the Panicum virgatum strain AP13 chromosome 9N, P.virgatum_v5, whole genome shotgun sequence genome encodes the following:
- the LOC120687796 gene encoding CBL-interacting protein kinase 10-like, whose amino-acid sequence MTEKENILMQRYEMGKLLGKGSFTKVYHARCLKTSHSVAIKVIDKDKILKCGLMDQISREISVMKLVKHPNIVQLYEVMATKTKIYFLLEYVKGGELFKKIQRGRLKEDAARKYFQQLISAIDFCHSRGVYHRDLKPENLLLNESHNLKISDFGLRALPDCKRQDGLLHTSCGTPAYVAPEVISRKGYDGAKADIWACGVVLYVLLAGYLPFQDKNLVAMYKKICRAELKWPSWFSSDIRKLLRRLLHPNPSARISITEIMEHPWFRTGLDERLFDYAVNSTENVMPVDMNLALDYLNANTVESNQAIEKLINLNVFDIISLSDGFDLSGIFEENSDKTETKFTSTSTASTIVTKLEEIATSLRLKVAKKGGGLLNMESSKQGRKGVMSIDAEVFHITQNFHLVEIKKTNGDTLEYQKVMKQGMRPALKDIVWAWQGEQPEKEKQQS is encoded by the coding sequence ATGACCGAGAAAGAAAATATTCTAATGCAAAGATATGAGATGGGAAAGTTACTTGGGAAAGGGAGTTTTACCAAAGTTTATCATGCTCGTTGTCTTAAGACTTCACATAGTGTTGCTATCAAGGTGATTGACAAAGATAAGATTTTGAAGTGTGGTCTTATGGATCAAATAAGTCGAGAGATTTCAGTGATGAAGTTGGTGAAACATCCTAATATTGTCCAACTGTATGAGGTGATGGCTACTAAaactaaaatatattttttgttagaGTATGTCAAGGGAGGAGAGTTATTCAAGAAGATTCAACGAGGAAGACTAAAAGAAGATGCTGCTCGTAAATATTTCCAGCAACTAATTAGTGCTATTGATTTTTGTCATAGTAGAGGGGTTTATCACCGTGATTTGAAGCCTGAAAatcttcttcttaatgaaagtCACAATCTAAAGATCTCAGACTTTGGTTTACGTGCACTTCCAGATTGCAAGAGACAAGATGGATTACTCCATACAAGTTGTGGTACTCCTGCATATGTTGCTCCAGAAGTAATTAGTAGAAAAGGTTACGATGGTGCAAAGGCTGACATATGGGCTTGTGGAGTGGTTCTCTATGTGTTGTTGGCAGGATATCTTCCTTTCCAAGATAAAAACTTGGTAGCCATGTATAAGAAAATTTGCAGAGCGGAACTCAAATGGCCAAGTTGGTTTTCTTCAGATATTCGGAAGCTTTTGCGACGTCTTCTTCATCCAAACCCTAGTGCACGGATCTCTATTACAGAAATCATGGAACATCCTTGGTTTAGAACTGGTCTTGATGAAAGATTGTTTGATTATGCCGTGAATTCAACAGAAAATGTTATGCCTGTTGACATGAATTTGGCTTTGGATTATTTAAATGCAAATACAGTTGAGAGTAATCAAGCAATAGAAAAACTTATTAATTTGAATGTTTTTGATATCATCTCTCTTTCTGATGGATTTGATCTCTCTGGAATTTTTGAAGAGAACTCAGACAAGACGGAGACTAAATTCACATCTACCAGCACAGCTTCGACAATCGTTACAAAGCTCGAGGAAATTGCAACGAGCTTACGACTAAAAGTAGCAAAGAAAGGTGGAGGGTTACTGAACATGGAAAGTTCCAAACAAGGAAGAAAAGGTGTAATGTCCATAGATGCTGAAGTATTTCATATCACACAAAATTTTCATCTAGTGGAGATCAAGAAAACCAATGGTGATACTCTCGAGTATCAAAAAGTTATGAAACAAGGTATGAGGCCAGCACTAAAAGACATTGTGTGGGCTTGGCAAGGTGAGCAACCTGAAAAAGAGAAGCAACAATCTTAG